GTGTAACGGGTATCGATCTGACTCTGACCAGTATTAGTGATTTTCTTCGCCACCTAAAAGCCACTCCTTCTGGACAGGTTTTTATTATCGAACGTAATGGCAAATTGGTGGGTAGTTCGGGTAATTATCCTATTCTGTACAAGCTGAATGACCAAGTTGAACGGTACAGTGTTCTCGATATTCCCGATCGCCTTATTCGGACTGTGGCACAGGAGTTACAAAAGCGATTTCATACTCTGCAAGCAATCCAGAACGAGCCAGAGTTTGACATATCTTTCAATGGACAAAAACAGTTTGTTCAGGTTAAACCGTGGCGAGACAAGTACGGTTTAGACTGGCTGCTGGTTGTGACTGTACCTGAATCTGATTTTATGGCACAAATCAATGCCAACAATCGCACAACTATTTTGCTATGTTTGGGGGCTTTGGTTGTCGCCACAATTTTAGGAATTTACACCTCGCAGTGGATAACTAGGCCAATTTTGCGGTTGAGTCAAGCAGCCGAGGCGATCGCCAATGGTAAACTCGATCAAAGCGTCAAACCTTCAAAGGTCAAAGAATTGGGCATTCTGGCTCATGCATTCAACTACATGACCCAGCAATTACAAGAATCATTCATGGTTTTGGCAAAAACCAATGAGCAATTAGAACAACGAGTAGAGGAACGTACTGCTGAACTCACAAATACTCTCGAAGAATTGCAAAAAACCCAAGCGCTGATGATTCAATCGGAAAAAATGTCCAGCCTAGGGCAAATGGTTGCAGGAGTTGCCCACGAAATTAACAATCCGGTTAACTTTATTCATGGCAATATCAGCTTTATCAATGAATATACTCAATGTCTTTTGGAGTTAGTGCAACTATACCAAACTGAATACCCCGAACCCACATCAGTAATTGCAGAGACAATTGTCGATGTTGATTTGGACTTTCTTAGCGAAGATTTGCTGAAACTACTCGCATCAATGAAACTGGGGACTGAACGCATCCGCGAAATTGTCAAATCTCTCCGCAATTTCTCGCGATTGGATGAAGCCGACATCAAGGAGGTTGATATTCATGAAGGAATTGAGAGTACGTTGCTGATTTTGCAACATCGCCTGCAAACTCAACCAGATTCATCGGCGATCGCTGTCATTCGAGATTATGGTAACTTGCCTCTAGTAGAGTGTTATCCTGGGCAACTCAACCAAGTTTTGATGAATATCTTAGTTAATGCTATTGATGCGCTCGAAGATATTCAGGATCGTGCCAGTCAAATTACCATCCGCACCTCAGTTATTGATTCGCAGTGCGTCCAAATTGCGATCGCCGATAACGGACTGGGTATGACAGAAACAGTTCGCCAACGCATTTTTGACCCTTTCTTTACTACCAAACCTGTAGGAAAAGGTACGGGTATGGGTATGTCAATCGCCTATCAAATCATTACCCAAAAACATGGCGGCAAATTAGAGTGTTTTTCAACTCCTGGTAAAGGAACAGAGTTTTTGATTCAAATTCCTCTTTGCCAGTTAGCCTCATTAGATCGCAGTGTCTCCCTAAACTAAGAATGACGAAATTACAAGGCTTTTTTGTAGAGGCTTGTACTAAGATGATTGAATTAAGTTTTGAAATCTTTTATCGCTACGTATTTTATTAAAATCTGGATCGGTTTTAGCTAATTTCTGATATTTACCTGGAGCTAGTTTGATTGCTTTATTCAAGTTTGAAATTGCTAATTCTACGTTGCTTTGTAAAGCATAAGCGCAAGCTTTATTATAATATACCAAATGCTTATCCGGCTTAATTGCGAGCGCTGTATCGTAAGATTTCAATGCTTCAGGATAGCGTTGCAGTTTTGTCAGCGCAATACCTCGGTTAATCCAAGCTTCATACTTGTTGGGTTTAAGAGCGATCGCTTTATCGTATGCTGCAATCGCTTCTTTGTAACTTTGCAAAGATGCTAAGGCATTGCCACGATTATACCAAGTTATATCTTTGTCTGGCTGGATGGTAATTGCTCGATCGTAGGATGCGATTGCTTCTTTGTAGCGTTTTAAAGAGGTTAAAGCATTACCTCTGTTAATCCAAGCTTCGGCAATTTTTGGCTGAATTGCGATCGCTTTATCATATGCTGCGATCGCATCTTGGTAGCGATGGGCATCTAGCAGCTTATTACCTTGATTTAATACATCTTCTGCTTTTTCCCCAGATTTTGCCTTGATTAAAAGCTGGGAAATATTGCTTTCTTGTACAACTTGCTTAGTATTTTCTGCCGTTGAATTTGCCCGATCGCTACACCCGTATATCGACATAGCGATAAAGCTAGAGGCAATCAAGCAGCGCCGTAAGACCATGCTGTACCTACAGAACTCATAAGTATGATGCTAAAACTTGTTTCTCTTAAAAGATAGTATCAAACTACACTGTTTTTATCAATATTTTTTTATTTTTATAAATCCATTTTTTGCATAAAGATAACAAAATAATATCATATTTTGCGTTCTAAAAATAACAAAATTTATTGAACAAATATTTATATTATCTCAAGATTAATCGTTCTACCTGCATCAACCAAATAGAAATCTCAACGATTAAATAGATATTATTTTGCCAATGCCATAAGATTGAGCTTGACTAAAATTTGCTCAAAAAAAATTGCAATTAATCGCTAACTAGAAGAAATTTCATCTATCTTGAGATGGGAGTTATTAATTAACAAGAGAAAAAATTTCCTCAACGTAGATAAGTTAATAAGCATCTGAATTGGAGATTTTTTCAGATGCGCGCAGCGTATTTGATAGGAAAAGACCGCCACTGGTGACAGAAGTTGACAAAGGGTAAAAGACGCCCCTAACGAGTCAATATCCAGCTAGCTTGATTTACGTCAAATCTCGAATTGCCATATTGCCTGAGCCTATCCTCTAGCAGTTAACATAAAACAGCTGTTTAACTGAGTATGCTGGGGCACAATATAAAGAATGACGATTGAATCCAACTCCTCCAATTCACCAACCCCAGATCCCATCTCGGAAGAGGAATCACAACCAGATGACTTTGATGGTGGGACAGGCGATCGTAGCCTAATACCAAACGATCTGGCTACACAACAAGCCTTAGCTGCGATTGCTTCTTTGCAATCTCCACAACATACAACTGCTTTAAAACAAGCCCGTTCTTTCTTCAAACCACAGACAAACAATCTATTTACAGTCAAGCCAAGGGCATTGCTAATTACTTTACTAGCGATCGCCATTACCATCATTGGGCTGTCTGTCAATAACTGGGTAATTGGCATTTTTGGCACCGTAGTGACTTTAATGCTATCTCTGGCAATGCTGTTACCTTGGTTGCAAAACGCCATCAAACAATGGTTTTCACCTCAAGATAGAACATTGTTAATTGCTTTTGTAGGGCTAGTAGTAGCGATCGTTGGCTTGGTGAAATTTTCAGGATTGGGCGATCGCTTGTCTAATTGGGGACTCAAAATTAATTGGGAAGCTTCTGGAACACTGGCGGAGTGGTTTGGTGCTTTGGGGCAAATTCTCATTGCCATCATTGCCGTTTACGTAGCTTGGCGACAATACATTATTTCTAAAGACCTGACAATTCAGCAAAACCTGCTGACAGTTCAACAAAATATTATTACCCAGCAGCAAACAATAGATTCTTATTTTCAAGGCATCTCAGACTTAGTATTAGATGAAGAAGGATTATTAGAAGATTGGCCTCAAGAAAGATCGATTGCCGAAGGACGCACAGCCGCCATTTTAAGTAGTGTTGATGGTAGCGGGAAAGCAAAAATTCTCCGCTTTCTTTCCCGTTCAAAATTGCTTACGCCCCTGAAACGCGATCGCCGTTTGGGAAGAGCTATTCTTAACGGTGTTGGTGGTTATGCTGAAGACCGCATTGAAGGCGTGCGCGTCATCGATTTAGGTGTCATGCTAGCTGGTGCAGACTTGGCTGGTACAGATTTGCGTTGGACTGACCTCAGCGAAGCTAATCTTGTCCGCGCCGATCTCAGTGGTTGCGATCTGGTAAAAGCCAACCTTTCCCGCACAATCCTCTATGATGCCAAACTCTGCAAGGCCGATTTCAATGGCGTTCGACTATTTTATGGTTCCGTGGAAAACGCATCACCCCGCAGCCGCACCGCACCACCGAACTATCAAACTGGCGAACATACTGGCGCTGTGGTAGAGAATGCTGATTTTACCGATGCACAACGTATGTCTGAGTCAGCGCGTTATTACTGCTGTGCGTGGGGTGGGGAAAACACTAGAGGTACTATTCCTGGTGGCTGTGAAGGTATTCCTAATAAATTGGGGCGATAAGTCTTAAGTAGTGCTGAGTAAGAAGTTATTCAAGATGAAAGAGTGCTTAATTTTACGGGAATACTGAAGCAAGACCCTGTATTGAAAAATTTATCTGGGTTTGATTTAAAGTCAGTAGTCCATAGCAAAATGAAGAAAATCATACCATTAGATAGTTTTACCGTCTTAATACCTGACACAGCAGATGAAGTTGTACAACGGTTGAGACAATGTTTATTTTACCAAGGAACTTTTTCTGAACAAGGCTTTAAAATTACTCGTAATTACTATCGCGCTGGATTGACACTGATTCAAGGACATTTTGAAACACAATCTCATCAAACAGCCGTTCATATAAAAATGAGCATACATCCTATGTTTATTGCATCTTTAGGGTTTGTGTTTTTAGTCTGGTATGGAATAGCTGTGCCTAATGCTTTTGAATCTGCTACATATATCTATGCAAAACCACAGCACGTGCCAATATCTTCTTCAGATGGCAATGTTGTTGCCAGCGCAATTAAATCTGTTGCGGAAGGTACTAAAGGTACTATGCCTAGTCATTTGGCTGCAATGTATTTAGGGCTGCCTATAGTAATGCTGATTATATTTTGGCTAGCTTTTCGAGCAGATGCAAAACGAATTCGGCGTGAATTGTCTCAAATTATTCAGGGTAAATAGACCGCTATAAACCCACGCTCATGAGAAATTTAGTGGTTGCGTTGTCCCTTTTAAAGACGAATTCATAATTATTTTGCCAATTGGCTAATACGTTTCAAAATTCTGAGAACACGATGTAACTCATTGCTACGGTTACAGCAATATCACTTACTCAAGTGTGATGTTTTCCGCAGCAAGAGTTTGCACCATTTTTAATCACCTTCAGCTAGGGTGAGGATTTCCACGCCATCTTCGGTGACAGCTAAGGTATGCTCAAATTGAGCCGAAAGTTTGCGATCGCGTGTTAAAGCTGTCCAACCATCACTGAGAACTTCTACTTCCCAAGTACCTTCATTAATCATTGGCTCAATTGTAAACACCATTCCTGGTCTGAGGCGCTTACCTTTACCCCGCGTACCGTAGTGAGGAATATCTGGTGCAGTATGGAAAACGTTGCTGATGCCATGTCCGACAAAGTCCCGCACTACAGAAAAGCCTTGTGACTCAGCATACTCTTGGATCGCCGCACCAATATCTCCAATCCGCGCCCCAGGTTTAACCTCAGCAATTCCCCGCCGCAAACATTCCTCAGTCACTTCTACCAATTTCTTGGCTTTTGGCGAAGGATTACCTACCAAAAATGTTCGGGATGTATCGCCGTGGTAGCCATCAATAATCGGTGTCACATCAATATTAATGATGTCACCATCTCTAAGTATTTGCCTGGCATTAGGAATACCGTGACAAATTACCTCATTTACACTGGTGCAAATTGATTTGGGAAAGCCCTTGTAGCCTAAAGGCGCGCTTTTGGCTCCATGCGCTTGAGTCCAACGTTCGGCTTCATCATTGAGTTGCTGAGTGCTAACCCCTGGCTTCACCATTGGTTCTAAATGCTGTAAGAGTTTGGCAGCTAACCGTCCTGCCTTACGCATTTTCTCTATTTCGCGTTGAGATAGAATAACGATTGTTTCGCTTCTCATAGATTTTTATTTATCTCTTAAATATCTTTCATAAATATAGTTAAGCCTGTTTGGGCAGCTCTTCTGGCAGCTTCAGCAACTTTCAAAGTGTATAAGCTTTCTTCTGGGGTGACATATAAAGGAGTGCCATTAAAAATACGATCTAACACCATAGTAGTGTCTTTAGCAAATAAACCCCGACGAGTACCAACTTCTATAGGCGTTGTTTCCCCCGCTTGCACAAAAAATCCTTGGTCGCCATCAAATATCAATCCACCTTTTTCACCATGAACTTCAAACTTACGTTCTTGCTGCCAAAGAGTTTCGCCTTTGCCATAGACTACTTGTGCTAAAAGTCCGTTGTTAAAGCACAGTTGAGTCAAACAGAAGCAAGTTTGATAGTATTCTGGTTCTGTTTGCCAAAATCGTTGATGACAGTTCACTGTGAAGACTTCACCAAACAAATCGGTGAGACGATGTAATCTCGAAAGCGCACCAATTAAGGGGAAACCAAACAACTCATGGTTATAAGTCCACTTCCGGGGTGCGGGATATCTAGGCGCAATTGTGCTGTAGCGCACATAAAAAATATCGCCAACTTTTTCTATGTTTTGCTTCAGCGCTTGATGCAATCCGCCTAAGAGTTCAATGTGTTCGACGTGTAGCAGTTTATTTTGGGATTTCGCTAAAGCAATAATTTCCTCTGCTTCTACCACATCTAAAGCTAGAGGATATTCGACAATTACGTGTTTCCCATGCGTAAGGGCAGCCCGCGCGATCGCCCCATGATCTCGATTAATAGTGGAGATTATTACTAAATCTATATCTTCTCGCTCTACTAGCTGTTGCCAAGAACTCATCGCCTCAGCTTGGTAATCTTGAGCAAAGGCTTGGGTATTTTCTAATGTATGTCCAACGATCGCCACTAAATGCGATCGCTCATCTTGTAGCAAGGCTTCACTGCGAAACTTGGCCGCATAACCAGTACCAACCAACCCCACCCGCACTTTTGCTTGTTCTAAAGTTGCCTCGGAATTATACATGACAGTTACTAGTTCTGTTTGTAGGTTTTCTGTGTGGGCAAAGCCAATGGCTTATACTGTACAGCGCTTTGCTAAAGCTGTAGATGCCAGAAGCGACAACTTACTACCCCACACTTTGGGTACTCCCAGTCATGAAATAATTCCGCCCAGAACGCCATTACGTGCAG
The genomic region above belongs to Calothrix sp. NIES-2098 and contains:
- a CDS encoding pentapeptide repeat-containing protein, with translation MTIESNSSNSPTPDPISEEESQPDDFDGGTGDRSLIPNDLATQQALAAIASLQSPQHTTALKQARSFFKPQTNNLFTVKPRALLITLLAIAITIIGLSVNNWVIGIFGTVVTLMLSLAMLLPWLQNAIKQWFSPQDRTLLIAFVGLVVAIVGLVKFSGLGDRLSNWGLKINWEASGTLAEWFGALGQILIAIIAVYVAWRQYIISKDLTIQQNLLTVQQNIITQQQTIDSYFQGISDLVLDEEGLLEDWPQERSIAEGRTAAILSSVDGSGKAKILRFLSRSKLLTPLKRDRRLGRAILNGVGGYAEDRIEGVRVIDLGVMLAGADLAGTDLRWTDLSEANLVRADLSGCDLVKANLSRTILYDAKLCKADFNGVRLFYGSVENASPRSRTAPPNYQTGEHTGAVVENADFTDAQRMSESARYYCCAWGGENTRGTIPGGCEGIPNKLGR
- a CDS encoding TPR repeat-containing protein; amino-acid sequence: MVLRRCLIASSFIAMSIYGCSDRANSTAENTKQVVQESNISQLLIKAKSGEKAEDVLNQGNKLLDAHRYQDAIAAYDKAIAIQPKIAEAWINRGNALTSLKRYKEAIASYDRAITIQPDKDITWYNRGNALASLQSYKEAIAAYDKAIALKPNKYEAWINRGIALTKLQRYPEALKSYDTALAIKPDKHLVYYNKACAYALQSNVELAISNLNKAIKLAPGKYQKLAKTDPDFNKIRSDKRFQNLIQSS
- a CDS encoding methionine aminopeptidase, producing MRSETIVILSQREIEKMRKAGRLAAKLLQHLEPMVKPGVSTQQLNDEAERWTQAHGAKSAPLGYKGFPKSICTSVNEVICHGIPNARQILRDGDIINIDVTPIIDGYHGDTSRTFLVGNPSPKAKKLVEVTEECLRRGIAEVKPGARIGDIGAAIQEYAESQGFSVVRDFVGHGISNVFHTAPDIPHYGTRGKGKRLRPGMVFTIEPMINEGTWEVEVLSDGWTALTRDRKLSAQFEHTLAVTEDGVEILTLAEGD
- a CDS encoding integral membrane sensor signal transduction histidine kinase gives rise to the protein MAIICQTLAQIMSLHPAKLTQLVTLRLILVVPFVLQIFVAVGLVGYFSFKNGQKAVNDLAEQLIDKASQQVDNRLDTYLALPIQLTEINVDAIANKELNLKDLITSGRYFWRQAKAFRHLSYAGYTLTNGKEAGAGRWVKGVDLLLYENLGKGKASDYLVDDKGNRTKLLQSYDYHPLTEPWYTDSVTAGKLVWSSIKAAEITNVAFTETGKALQQPDNPLDASLEYYITVSAVAPFYDKNHKLLGVTGIDLTLTSISDFLRHLKATPSGQVFIIERNGKLVGSSGNYPILYKLNDQVERYSVLDIPDRLIRTVAQELQKRFHTLQAIQNEPEFDISFNGQKQFVQVKPWRDKYGLDWLLVVTVPESDFMAQINANNRTTILLCLGALVVATILGIYTSQWITRPILRLSQAAEAIANGKLDQSVKPSKVKELGILAHAFNYMTQQLQESFMVLAKTNEQLEQRVEERTAELTNTLEELQKTQALMIQSEKMSSLGQMVAGVAHEINNPVNFIHGNISFINEYTQCLLELVQLYQTEYPEPTSVIAETIVDVDLDFLSEDLLKLLASMKLGTERIREIVKSLRNFSRLDEADIKEVDIHEGIESTLLILQHRLQTQPDSSAIAVIRDYGNLPLVECYPGQLNQVLMNILVNAIDALEDIQDRASQITIRTSVIDSQCVQIAIADNGLGMTETVRQRIFDPFFTTKPVGKGTGMGMSIAYQIITQKHGGKLECFSTPGKGTEFLIQIPLCQLASLDRSVSLN
- a CDS encoding homoserine dehydrogenase, NAD-binding protein, which gives rise to MYNSEATLEQAKVRVGLVGTGYAAKFRSEALLQDERSHLVAIVGHTLENTQAFAQDYQAEAMSSWQQLVEREDIDLVIISTINRDHGAIARAALTHGKHVIVEYPLALDVVEAEEIIALAKSQNKLLHVEHIELLGGLHQALKQNIEKVGDIFYVRYSTIAPRYPAPRKWTYNHELFGFPLIGALSRLHRLTDLFGEVFTVNCHQRFWQTEPEYYQTCFCLTQLCFNNGLLAQVVYGKGETLWQQERKFEVHGEKGGLIFDGDQGFFVQAGETTPIEVGTRRGLFAKDTTMVLDRIFNGTPLYVTPEESLYTLKVAEAARRAAQTGLTIFMKDI